The Prevotella herbatica genome contains the following window.
ACAATCATAGCACGTCTACCCTGAAGGTCGCTCATTACTTCGCCCATAAAATCAGCAGGCACATAAACCTCCAAGTCATAAATTGGTTCGAGAATCTTTGGACCGGCATTCTTGAATGCGTCAGAGAAAGCATGACGTGCAGCAAGCATAAACGAAAGTTCATTGCTGTCTACAGGATGCATCTTTCCGTCATACACTATCACTCTCACATCTCGGGCATAGCTACCTGTAAGCGGACCATGCTCCATACAATCCAGCACACCTTTTAATATGGCTGGCATAAAACGTGCGTCAATAGCACCGCCTACAACAGAGTTAATAAACACTAGCTTTCCACCCCACTCTAGATTTACAACTTCCTTGCCTTTAATGTTCATCTTGAACTCCTGACCGTTAAAGTTGTAAGTAGTAGGATCTGGCATGCCTTCTGCATAAGGTTCAATAATCAAATGTACCTCACCAAACTGCCCTGCACCACCACTCTGTTTCTTATGTCTATATTCAGCCTTAGCCTTTTTGGTAATAGTCTCCCTATATGGAATCTTAGGATCATAAAACTTAACTTGCAGCTTCTCATTATTTTCAAGTCTCCATTTAAGTGTTCTCAAATGGAATTCGCCTTGGCCATGAACAATGACCTGCCTCAGTTCCTTACTCTGTTCCACTACCCACGTTGGATCTTCCTGACGCATCTTCAACATTGCAGCCATAAGCTTCTCTGTATCCTGCGAGTTTAAAGTCTTTATGGCACGACTGTATTTAGAATTCGGATAACTGATAAAATTAAATTTCCAGTCACAGCCCTTACCGTTAAGAGTATTTCCTGTCTTGACGTCTTTCAATTTTACCGTGCAACCAATATCTCCAGCATTAAGTTGCTCCACCGTAATTCTATTAGCACCAGCTCCTGCATAAATTTGCCCAATGCGTTCCTTACTACCTCTATCAGAATTAGTAAGGTCCTCACCTGGTTTTATACTTCCACTCATCACCTTGAAATAGCTAACCTCACCTATATGCGGTTCCATTCCTGTTTTGAAGAAGTACAGACTAGTAGGTCCAGTTGCATCAGGCGCGACCTCTTCTCCTCTTGTATTATGCAATTTAGGCATTTCATTAACAAAAGGCACCACATTGCCAAGAAATTCCATCAATCTCTGTACCCCCATATCTTTACCTGCGCAGACGCAGAATACAGGGAATATGTTTCTTGTTACAAGTCCCTTGCGAATACCTTCTCTCATCTCGTCCTCAGAAAGAGTATCTGAGTCGAAGAATTTTTCCATTAAAGTTTCATCATTCTCGGCTGCTGCTTCCACGAGTTCCTTGTGAAGTTCCATAGCCTTATCCATTTCCTCAGCAGGAATATCTTCTACAATAGGTGCGCCTCCTTCTGGTGACCATGAATACTTCTTCATTAGAAGCACGTCTATTAGGGCGTTGAAGTTTGGTCCAGTAGTAATAGGATATTGTATCTGTACGCACTTTGAACCATATATTTCTTTCATACTTGAAATAACAGTATCGAAGTCGCATTTGTCACTGTCAAGTTGATTTATCAAGAAGATAACAGGTTTCTGCAGTTTTTCAGTATATCTAAAATTATTTTGCGTTCCTACTTCCGGACCGTATTGTCCGTTAATCACTATAACTGCCTCGTCAGTAACATTAAGAGACGTGATGGCACCTCCCACAAAGTCGTCACTTCCTGGGCAATCTATTATATTAAGTTTTTTATTGTTCCACTCAACATGAAAAACGGTTGGGAATACTGAGTAGCCATATTCCAACTCAACCGGGAAATAATCGCTTAAGGTGTTTTTATTTTCTACACTTCCACGACGCTTTATAACACCGGCTTCAAAAAGCATACTTTCGGCAAGAGTTGTCTTGCCGCAACCCGCACTGCCAAGCAATGCAATGTTTTTAATCTCGTTAGTTTGATAAACTCTCATATCAAAAGATTTAAAGTGTTAGTAATATTTCATGGTTTATAAAGGTTTAATATACCTTTATAGGGCTCTAAGATATGAAATAATCCAATAACATCCAAGTATATTTTAAGAAAATTATTAATTTTGCACAAAAATAATATTATGGCAGGTTTATACATTCACATCCCCTTTTGCGCAAGCCGTTGCATATACTGCGGTTTCTACAGCACCACTAAAACTAATCTTCAAGACAGATATGTCGAAGCACTATGCAAAGAAATGGATTTAAGGAGAAATGAACTTGTTTTAGCTAACGAGAAAATTAATACTATATATATAGGTGGGGGAACTCCAAGTCAACTTACGATTGCTAACATCACAAAGATATTCAGGCATATAAATGATGTATGGGGACCCAGAGTAGATGCAGAAGAAGTAACGATTGAATGCAATCCCGATGACATAACCGACGAATTTGCAAAAGCCATAGCCTCTCTTCCTATAAATCGCGTAAGCATGGGAGCGCAGACTTTCAACGATGACAGACTCAAATTTCTACATCGCCGTCATTGTTCTGACGAAGTGAAATGTGCCGTTAGCCGACTTCAGAAATATGGTATTAAGAATATTAGCATTGACCTCATGTTTGGTTTCCCCGATGAAACTATTGACGACTGGTCAAGCGACATAGATGAAGCCATATCTTTAGGAGTGCAACATATTTCTGCCTATAGCCTTATGTATGAAGAGGGCACTACCCTTTTCAAACTTCTCAATCAAAACAAAATAAAGACCATCGACGAAGAAACAAGTCTTGAGATGTATAATATGCTTATCGACAGACTATCTTCTGCAGGATATGAGCAATACGAGATTAGCAACTTTGCCCAACCTGGATTTCAAAGCAAACACAACAGCAGCTATTGGCACGACATACCATATCTAGGAATAGGTGCATCGGCACATAGCTACGACATAAAGAGTAGGCGTTGGAACATTAGCGACATCACTAAATATATCAGTAGCATAGAGAGTTGCACGTTACCGTTCGAGGAAGAGATTATCGACAAAAATACAAAATACGATGACCTCATTACAACTGCAATGCGTACACGTGAAGGAATTGATACCGAAAAACTTAAGGTTGATTTCGACAATGACTTATACACCTATTTTATGAATGAAGCCAACAAGCATATCAAAAATGGCACCTTGAAAAATGTAAATGGCAGGATTTCTCTCACCCGCAAGGGCTTGTTTGTTTCAGACGACATCATGAGCGACCTCATGCACGTTTAGCCGCTTCCTGCCATAAGCGCAATATAATCTATTTTATTTCAATCAATTTGTATTTTTCACTTCCAAGTCCAATCTTCTGAGCCCAGTCAATTGTATGGGTACCATGCTGTTTGTCTATGCGTTTCAGCATATCAGTAGGATCATTTTCCGCAGTCACTTTCTGTTGATTAATAATGTCAACACATGCCTGGTCAAGAGCTACAGGGTCTGTACTGGCGAGTATTCCATAATCTTTGAGTTTCACTGGTTGTGGATGAGCCACACAGTCACAGTCAATACTCATATTATTCATCACACTGATGTAGATTATGCCGTCTCGCTTTTGAAAGTAGTTCACCACTGCCTGAGCAGAAGCTGCCATACTTTCCAGAAAGCCATCTTGATCACCTACATTTTCCTTTGTCCAAAGATTATCAGGAGTTGTTATTTTGCCCGCAGAATGAATATAAGCCTTTCCGTTTCGTGACGCGCAGCCAATAGACAGGTTTTTCAGAGCACCTCCGTAACCACCCATTGGGTGACCCTTAAAGTGATTAAGGCAAACCATGAAATCATAGTTAGCCAAGTGTCCTCCTACGATGTCATATTTCAGATGTGTATGATCTTTCACTGGTATTCTTATTTCGTCATATTCATCCATCAGGTCAACAGCAAACAAAGAATCGAATCCATGTTGATGTATCACTTGCCAATGGTCCTTCGTTTCCATGCGGTCACCAGGATAAGCTGTTCTATTTTCTACAATAACTCCATCAACGTCGTCAACCAGTTTTTGGATCAATGTTGGTTTCAGATAATTAGGGTTAGAGCCTTCTCCTGTACTTATTTTCACGCATACACGTCCTTTAGCCTTAACCCCTAATGCATTATATATTCTCACCAATGCATCTGGTGATATTTCTTTTATCAGATACACTTTAGTTTGTGCGTTAACCGCTATCACGGCAAGCAGCAATGTCAAAGTCATTATTATTTTTTTCATATTGCTTGATTATTTTTGGTACGATGCAAATATACAAATTTTTATTTATTTTGCATATTCCTTCCTTCATTTATTCACATAATTTATTCTCACGCTGATATTATTGATTCCAGTTGATGTATTGTCGCTGCATGAATCTGCGTGAGTGTATCTTTGCCATAATTATCAATAAAGTGATACTGATATGGCAAAAATATGACATATATAGCAATATTATCACATTTTAATGTTTACTTCAACTTATTTTTAATAATTTTGCGACTAAATGAATATAGATAATTTTCATCCGCTCATTCTCAATGTGGGAAAGGCTGTACTTGATGCCAATTGGAACTGGCAGAATGTTTGCAGCCCTTTTGCACGTATATACTATATTATAAAGGGAGAAGCCGATGTGGAGATTGACGGGGTTAATCATAAATTGAAATCAGGCAGAATGTATATCATTCCCCCCTTCACCACTCACTCTACTAAATGCCAAGGACTCTTTATTCATTATTATATTCATATTTACGATAACAGCCTAACGGGTAATACCCTCTTCGAAGAGTATGACTTTCCATTTGAGATCAAATCAAATCATGGAGAAGATAATCTTTTTGAGCGTCTTTGTAATCTGAATCCATCTATGATACTTCGCCGAAGTAATCCTATAGAATATGACAACAATCAGACTCTCGCACGCTCAATAATTCATAACAAGCAACGCTCTGAATGGCTGAAAATGGAATCAAGAGGTATTATA
Protein-coding sequences here:
- a CDS encoding elongation factor G; this encodes MRVYQTNEIKNIALLGSAGCGKTTLAESMLFEAGVIKRRGSVENKNTLSDYFPVELEYGYSVFPTVFHVEWNNKKLNIIDCPGSDDFVGGAITSLNVTDEAVIVINGQYGPEVGTQNNFRYTEKLQKPVIFLINQLDSDKCDFDTVISSMKEIYGSKCVQIQYPITTGPNFNALIDVLLMKKYSWSPEGGAPIVEDIPAEEMDKAMELHKELVEAAAENDETLMEKFFDSDTLSEDEMREGIRKGLVTRNIFPVFCVCAGKDMGVQRLMEFLGNVVPFVNEMPKLHNTRGEEVAPDATGPTSLYFFKTGMEPHIGEVSYFKVMSGSIKPGEDLTNSDRGSKERIGQIYAGAGANRITVEQLNAGDIGCTVKLKDVKTGNTLNGKGCDWKFNFISYPNSKYSRAIKTLNSQDTEKLMAAMLKMRQEDPTWVVEQSKELRQVIVHGQGEFHLRTLKWRLENNEKLQVKFYDPKIPYRETITKKAKAEYRHKKQSGGAGQFGEVHLIIEPYAEGMPDPTTYNFNGQEFKMNIKGKEVVNLEWGGKLVFINSVVGGAIDARFMPAILKGVLDCMEHGPLTGSYARDVRVIVYDGKMHPVDSNELSFMLAARHAFSDAFKNAGPKILEPIYDLEVYVPADFMGEVMSDLQGRRAMIVGMDSEAGYQKLLAKVPLKELNNYSISLSSITGGRASFITKFASYELVPGNIQTELISEHETELANANEE
- a CDS encoding DUF362 domain-containing protein, whose translation is MKKIIMTLTLLLAVIAVNAQTKVYLIKEISPDALVRIYNALGVKAKGRVCVKISTGEGSNPNYLKPTLIQKLVDDVDGVIVENRTAYPGDRMETKDHWQVIHQHGFDSLFAVDLMDEYDEIRIPVKDHTHLKYDIVGGHLANYDFMVCLNHFKGHPMGGYGGALKNLSIGCASRNGKAYIHSAGKITTPDNLWTKENVGDQDGFLESMAASAQAVVNYFQKRDGIIYISVMNNMSIDCDCVAHPQPVKLKDYGILASTDPVALDQACVDIINQQKVTAENDPTDMLKRIDKQHGTHTIDWAQKIGLGSEKYKLIEIK
- a CDS encoding AraC family transcriptional regulator, translated to MNIDNFHPLILNVGKAVLDANWNWQNVCSPFARIYYIIKGEADVEIDGVNHKLKSGRMYIIPPFTTHSTKCQGLFIHYYIHIYDNSLTGNTLFEEYDFPFEIKSNHGEDNLFERLCNLNPSMILRRSNPIEYDNNQTLARSIIHNKQRSEWLKMESRGIIFQICSRFLVNATTKAVIKNERILKTTKLIHANLSGNITIEQLAAEAGISQEHFIRLFRQTTGTTPMLYINQKRIEKAELLLLTTEKSIREIALTLGYEDNSYFVRVFKRVTNTTPSEYRRQNKQ
- the hemW gene encoding radical SAM family heme chaperone HemW; translation: MAGLYIHIPFCASRCIYCGFYSTTKTNLQDRYVEALCKEMDLRRNELVLANEKINTIYIGGGTPSQLTIANITKIFRHINDVWGPRVDAEEVTIECNPDDITDEFAKAIASLPINRVSMGAQTFNDDRLKFLHRRHCSDEVKCAVSRLQKYGIKNISIDLMFGFPDETIDDWSSDIDEAISLGVQHISAYSLMYEEGTTLFKLLNQNKIKTIDEETSLEMYNMLIDRLSSAGYEQYEISNFAQPGFQSKHNSSYWHDIPYLGIGASAHSYDIKSRRWNISDITKYISSIESCTLPFEEEIIDKNTKYDDLITTAMRTREGIDTEKLKVDFDNDLYTYFMNEANKHIKNGTLKNVNGRISLTRKGLFVSDDIMSDLMHV